In bacterium, one genomic interval encodes:
- a CDS encoding ABC transporter ATP-binding protein: MPNAPGVLGGVSRRWTAPRRAGTDRQPRNGRHDDGHLGEFRDLQVAAVRKSFGAAEVLRGADLAVESGRTVALLGPSGCGKTTLMRVVAGLEVADTGEVRLGGRLLTGEGTHVAPEFRRIGLLGQERSLFPHLSVGANVAYGLPRSPERARRVAEVLDLVDLAGFEDRMPDTLSGGQQQRVALARALAPGPRVLLLDEPFQGLDSNLRLDLQREVRVLLQSLGATAVIVTHDQDEAFVMGDEVAVMAAGRICQRGTPDEVYARPLTPWVAGFVGDVNFLPAVGAGGAAVTALGEVAVHGDCSGEISVLVRPSHLRLEAPGNGVAAVGTVEELRLLGHATECKVRLGDLVLLARSGRMPPLRVGDEVGVSYDGPPTMAYSAAAMAESARNGTRRRNGSAAGNQGL, translated from the coding sequence GTGCCTAATGCCCCTGGGGTGCTCGGTGGTGTTTCCCGCCGGTGGACGGCTCCCCGCCGAGCCGGTACCGACCGCCAACCCCGCAACGGGAGGCACGACGACGGCCACCTCGGTGAGTTCCGGGATCTCCAGGTGGCTGCGGTCCGCAAGTCGTTCGGTGCCGCCGAGGTGCTGAGGGGTGCCGACCTGGCTGTCGAGAGCGGCCGCACCGTGGCGCTGCTCGGGCCCAGCGGCTGCGGCAAGACCACGCTCATGCGCGTCGTCGCCGGGCTCGAGGTCGCCGACACCGGCGAGGTGCGCCTCGGTGGTCGCCTGCTCACCGGTGAGGGCACCCACGTCGCCCCGGAGTTCCGGCGCATCGGCCTGCTCGGCCAGGAGCGCTCGCTGTTCCCGCACCTCTCGGTGGGTGCGAACGTGGCCTATGGGCTGCCCCGGAGCCCCGAGCGGGCCCGGCGGGTGGCGGAGGTCCTCGACCTCGTCGACCTGGCCGGCTTCGAGGACCGGATGCCCGACACCCTCTCGGGCGGCCAGCAGCAGCGCGTGGCGCTGGCGCGGGCCCTCGCCCCGGGGCCGCGGGTCCTGCTGCTCGATGAGCCCTTCCAGGGGCTCGACTCGAACCTGCGGCTCGACCTGCAGCGCGAGGTCCGGGTGCTGCTGCAATCGCTCGGCGCCACGGCGGTGATCGTCACCCACGACCAGGACGAGGCCTTCGTCATGGGTGACGAGGTGGCGGTGATGGCCGCCGGCAGGATCTGCCAGCGCGGCACGCCCGACGAGGTGTACGCCCGGCCTCTCACCCCCTGGGTGGCCGGCTTCGTGGGCGACGTCAACTTCCTGCCCGCCGTGGGGGCGGGCGGCGCCGCGGTGACGGCGCTGGGCGAGGTGGCGGTGCACGGCGACTGCAGCGGCGAGATATCGGTGCTGGTGCGGCCCTCGCATCTGCGCCTCGAGGCGCCCGGCAACGGCGTCGCGGCGGTGGGCACCGTGGAAGAACTCCGCCTGCTGGGCCACGCCACCGAGTGCAAGGTGCGTCTCGGCGACCTGGTGCTCCTGGCTCGCAGCGGCCGGATGCCGCCGCTACGAGTGGGCGACGAGGTCGGCGTCTCCTACGACGGTCCGCCCACGATGGCCTACAGCGCCGCGGCGATGGCCGAATCGGCGCGCAACGGGACGCGCCGGCGCAATGGCTCCGCTGCGGGCAACCAGGGGCTCTAG
- a CDS encoding iron ABC transporter substrate-binding protein has translation MLHPLEGMRRNPERRMIEPPHKAGLRAGRTARLLALVAAVGLLAAACGSDDEPDDPITVYSGRNEDLIGPLAEMFEEVGDIRVEVRYGSSADLALLIETEGDASPADVFISQSPGAMGYLATAGRLRELPASVLDAVGEGFRADDGSWVGLSGRRRVLVYNPDLVAEADLPDSVLDLTDPDYAGRVGVAPGNSSFQDFITAMRFRSGDDATLAWLEGMAANGSPNYAKNSAITDAVIRGEVDMGLVNHYYLLRFLAEDPAARGVNHHFDPADIGSLLIVTTGAILETSDQPGAAQAFLEFMLTRQAQEFYAAETREYPLAAGVAPLPELAPLDIRDAGGTIDFDVLGGGLARTQDLIRQSGIVR, from the coding sequence ATGCTGCATCCACTCGAAGGGATGCGCCGGAACCCGGAGAGACGCATGATCGAGCCCCCCCACAAGGCCGGCCTGCGGGCCGGGCGCACCGCCCGCCTGCTGGCGCTGGTCGCCGCCGTCGGCCTCCTCGCCGCCGCCTGCGGCTCCGATGACGAGCCCGACGATCCCATCACCGTCTATTCGGGGCGCAACGAGGACCTCATCGGACCGCTGGCAGAGATGTTCGAGGAGGTCGGTGACATCCGGGTGGAGGTCCGGTACGGCTCGTCGGCCGACCTGGCCCTGCTGATCGAGACCGAGGGTGACGCCTCGCCGGCCGACGTGTTCATCTCCCAGAGCCCCGGCGCCATGGGATATCTGGCCACCGCCGGCCGGTTGCGGGAACTGCCGGCGAGCGTGCTGGACGCCGTCGGAGAGGGGTTCCGGGCCGACGACGGCAGTTGGGTGGGTCTCAGCGGTCGACGGAGGGTGTTGGTCTACAACCCCGACCTCGTCGCCGAGGCCGACCTGCCTGACTCGGTGCTCGATCTCACCGATCCCGACTATGCGGGTCGCGTCGGCGTGGCGCCGGGGAACAGCTCCTTCCAGGACTTCATCACGGCCATGCGGTTTCGCTCGGGCGACGACGCCACGCTGGCCTGGCTGGAGGGCATGGCCGCCAACGGGTCGCCCAACTACGCCAAGAATTCCGCCATCACCGACGCCGTGATCCGCGGCGAGGTGGACATGGGCCTAGTCAACCACTACTACCTGCTGCGCTTCCTTGCCGAGGATCCCGCCGCCCGCGGCGTCAACCACCATTTCGATCCCGCCGACATCGGCTCGCTGTTGATCGTGACCACAGGGGCGATCCTGGAGACCTCCGACCAGCCGGGCGCGGCGCAAGCCTTCCTGGAGTTCATGCTGACGCGGCAGGCACAGGAGTTCTACGCCGCCGAGACCCGCGAGTACCCGCTGGCCGCCGGCGTGGCGCCGCTGCCCGAACTGGCGCCGCTGGACATCCGCGATGCCGGCGGGACCATCGACTTCGATGTTCTCGGAGGCGGTCTCGCGCGCACCCAGGACTTGATTCGCCAGAGCGGGATCGTGCGCTGA
- the hemE gene encoding uroporphyrinogen decarboxylase: MAAALVDSRFLRACRGLATDRTPVWFMRQAGRSLPEYHRARGDTTLLEAVARPELVTELTLQPVRRYGVDAAVLFSDIVVPLEAIGFGVDIVAGVGPVIERPFAGPADLQRLRPPDGEDLAHVNEAVRLLVGELEVPLIGFAGAPFTLASYVTEGGPSRHHPRTKALMLGDTALWMDLVERLADVAIASLGQQVAAGAAAVQLFDSWAGCLSPDHYRRFAAPASRRVLAAVAELDVPAIHFAVGTGELLADMAVGADVVGIDWRVPLDAARARLGESVAVQGNLDPAACLAPWEAVATEARAVLAANAGRPGHVFNLGHGVLPETDPAILERLVDLVHREGRSAEP, translated from the coding sequence GTGGCGGCGGCGCTTGTGGACTCCCGTTTCCTGAGGGCCTGCCGGGGGCTGGCGACCGACCGGACGCCGGTGTGGTTCATGCGCCAGGCGGGCCGCTCGCTGCCCGAGTACCACCGCGCCCGCGGCGACACGACCCTCCTGGAGGCGGTGGCGCGCCCCGAGCTGGTCACCGAGCTGACCCTGCAGCCGGTGCGGCGCTACGGGGTGGACGCCGCGGTGCTCTTCTCCGACATCGTGGTGCCGCTGGAGGCGATCGGCTTCGGGGTGGACATCGTGGCCGGCGTGGGCCCGGTGATCGAGCGCCCGTTCGCCGGCCCTGCGGACCTGCAACGCCTGCGCCCGCCCGACGGCGAGGACCTGGCGCACGTCAACGAGGCCGTGCGACTGCTGGTCGGCGAACTGGAGGTGCCGCTGATCGGATTCGCCGGGGCTCCGTTCACGCTCGCCAGCTACGTGACCGAGGGCGGCCCCAGCCGGCACCACCCGCGCACCAAGGCGCTGATGCTCGGCGACACCGCGCTCTGGATGGACCTCGTGGAGCGCCTGGCGGACGTGGCGATCGCCTCGCTGGGCCAGCAGGTGGCCGCGGGCGCCGCCGCCGTGCAGTTGTTCGACAGCTGGGCGGGATGCCTGTCGCCGGATCACTACCGGCGCTTCGCCGCGCCCGCGAGCCGCCGGGTGCTGGCGGCGGTCGCCGAGTTGGACGTGCCCGCCATCCACTTCGCTGTGGGCACCGGCGAACTGCTGGCGGACATGGCCGTCGGCGCCGACGTGGTGGGGATCGATTGGCGGGTGCCGCTGGACGCCGCTCGCGCCCGGCTGGGCGAGAGCGTGGCGGTGCAGGGCAACCTCGACCCGGCCGCCTGCCTGGCACCCTGGGAGGCGGTGGCCACCGAGGCCCGCGCCGTGCTGGCCGCCAACGCCGGACGCCCGGGCCACGTCTTCAATCTGGGCCACGGCGTGCTTCCCGAGACAGATCCCGCGATCCTGGAGCGGCTGGTGGACCTGGTGCACCGCGAGGGCCGCAGCGCCGAACCGTGA
- the hemG gene encoding protoporphyrinogen oxidase: MNAGRGPAPVRICVVGAGVSGLAAAWEVRTAAPDAEVVVLEAASRPGGVIRTSQFAGRAVDEAADAFLARVDDGTRLCAELGLADDLVAPASGQAFVHLDGQLVPLPPAQFLGVPLDLENLDPRLLSPAGRAALAADLSRHGEMNEGLSADGADCSVGALIRSRLGDEALERLVGPLVGSIHAGDCDRLSVQAAAPALAEAARRDASLIRALRDRPAAGRGDGTSPEPVFWGLRGGMETLIAALVERLAPALALAEPALALEVRPDGAGRAIRAVRTPQRSIDCDAVVLAVGAAQAARLVAPWAPEEAALLAATETASVAIVTLAYEPSAVPGDPEGSGFLVPAGSEPAITACSWASVKWAHLGGPDAGSAVLRVSLGRHGDDALVSEPDETLVAAARAGLAATMGISAAPSATRVSRWLDAFPQYAIGHLQRTAAMEDMLEPAGVLCAGSSYHGIGIPACIASGRRAARRALRLSRGGARP; the protein is encoded by the coding sequence GTGAACGCGGGACGCGGCCCCGCGCCGGTGCGGATCTGCGTGGTCGGGGCCGGGGTCTCGGGGCTGGCCGCCGCCTGGGAGGTCAGGACTGCGGCTCCGGACGCCGAGGTGGTCGTGCTGGAGGCGGCCTCCCGGCCCGGCGGCGTCATCCGGACGTCGCAGTTCGCCGGGCGGGCGGTGGACGAGGCGGCGGACGCCTTCCTGGCCCGGGTGGACGACGGCACCCGGCTCTGCGCCGAGTTGGGGCTGGCCGACGACCTCGTGGCGCCCGCCTCCGGGCAGGCCTTCGTCCACCTCGACGGGCAGCTCGTGCCGCTGCCCCCGGCGCAGTTCCTCGGCGTTCCGCTGGATCTCGAGAACCTCGACCCGAGGTTGCTGTCGCCGGCCGGGCGGGCGGCGCTGGCGGCCGACCTGAGCCGCCACGGCGAGATGAACGAAGGATTGTCCGCAGACGGGGCGGATTGCAGCGTCGGGGCGCTCATCCGCTCGCGGCTGGGCGACGAAGCGCTGGAGCGCCTCGTGGGCCCGCTGGTGGGCTCGATACACGCGGGCGACTGCGACCGGCTGAGCGTGCAGGCCGCGGCGCCGGCGCTGGCGGAGGCCGCCCGGCGCGACGCCAGCCTCATCCGGGCACTGCGGGATCGCCCCGCGGCGGGCCGGGGCGACGGAACGTCCCCCGAGCCGGTCTTCTGGGGGCTGCGGGGCGGGATGGAGACGCTGATCGCGGCGCTGGTCGAGCGCCTGGCGCCGGCGCTGGCGCTCGCAGAGCCCGCCCTGGCCCTGGAGGTGCGGCCGGACGGCGCCGGCCGGGCGATCCGGGCGGTGCGGACGCCGCAGCGATCCATCGACTGCGACGCCGTGGTACTGGCCGTCGGGGCAGCGCAGGCGGCACGGCTGGTTGCTCCCTGGGCGCCGGAGGAGGCTGCGCTGCTGGCGGCCACCGAGACCGCCTCGGTGGCCATCGTCACGCTGGCCTACGAGCCGTCGGCGGTGCCCGGCGACCCCGAGGGCAGCGGCTTCCTGGTCCCGGCCGGCTCGGAGCCGGCGATCACCGCCTGCTCGTGGGCGTCGGTGAAGTGGGCGCACCTCGGCGGCCCGGACGCCGGCAGCGCCGTGCTGCGCGTCTCGCTGGGGCGCCATGGTGACGACGCCCTCGTCAGCGAACCCGACGAGACGCTCGTGGCGGCCGCCCGAGCGGGCCTGGCGGCCACGATGGGGATCTCCGCCGCGCCGTCGGCGACACGCGTCTCGCGCTGGCTGGACGCCTTCCCCCAGTACGCCATCGGGCATCTGCAGCGGACCGCCGCGATGGAGGACATGCTGGAACCGGCAGGCGTGCTCTGCGCCGGCTCCTCGTACCACGGCATCGGCATCCCCGCCTGCATCGCCAGCGGCCGCCGGGCGGCCCGGAGGGCGCTGAGGCTGTCACGCGGCGGGGCGCGACCGTGA
- the lnt gene encoding apolipoprotein N-acyltransferase, with translation MSAEPPRPAPESGGPATRRRVESLRPGAGIALGCLAAGALICFSMPPWGFWPLAVLGVAALDRLLAGQPAARRLRRGGLVSAAWLLGATIWMWDFSPGGYLVANLIFSAFYCAGCALTPPDRGRRPALVGWLVLIGYLRWRFPFGGVPLATLAHSQADAPLAASARLGGPLTVVALVAVAGVSLSLLAERRWRGALAGASLIALALALAADAPRGRDVGSLKVAVVQGGGPQRTRASGTDFRVVMQRHLDATAGIAGPVDLIVWPENVVNVDGRFVDSPQRQQLTELARDQQAWFVPGVVEDGEPGEFFNFSVAISPDGEIVDRYDKVRRVPFGEYVPLRSLFEPVAGGILPSKDARAGTGPAVLDTGVGRLGVLISWEIFFEDRARDAIGNGGTVLLNPTNGSSYWLTIVQTQQVASSRLRAIETGRWVVQAAPTGFSAFVSPDGDVLARTGVSERAVLVADIAPREGRTWALRVGPWPLLAPAAVAVVAAAAAARR, from the coding sequence GTGAGCGCCGAGCCACCTCGCCCGGCGCCGGAATCCGGCGGTCCGGCGACGCGGCGTCGCGTCGAATCGCTCCGGCCCGGTGCGGGCATCGCCCTGGGCTGCCTCGCCGCCGGTGCCCTGATCTGCTTCTCGATGCCGCCGTGGGGTTTCTGGCCTCTCGCCGTCCTGGGCGTCGCCGCGCTGGACCGGCTGCTCGCCGGCCAACCGGCCGCCCGGCGCCTGCGCCGGGGCGGGCTCGTCTCGGCCGCCTGGCTGCTGGGGGCCACGATCTGGATGTGGGACTTCTCCCCCGGCGGCTACCTGGTCGCGAACCTCATCTTCTCGGCCTTCTACTGCGCCGGCTGCGCCCTGACGCCACCCGATCGGGGGCGCCGGCCGGCCCTGGTGGGCTGGCTGGTGCTGATCGGCTACCTGCGCTGGCGCTTCCCGTTCGGGGGCGTGCCGCTGGCCACGCTGGCTCACAGCCAGGCCGACGCCCCGCTGGCGGCCAGCGCCCGCCTGGGCGGGCCGCTGACCGTCGTGGCACTCGTGGCGGTGGCCGGCGTGTCCCTGTCGCTACTGGCGGAGCGGCGCTGGCGGGGTGCCCTGGCAGGGGCCTCGCTGATCGCCCTGGCGCTGGCGCTGGCCGCCGACGCTCCCCGGGGCCGCGACGTCGGGAGCCTGAAGGTCGCCGTGGTGCAGGGCGGCGGACCGCAACGCACCCGCGCCTCGGGCACCGACTTCAGGGTGGTGATGCAGCGCCACCTGGACGCCACCGCCGGCATCGCCGGGCCGGTGGACCTGATCGTGTGGCCCGAGAACGTCGTGAACGTGGACGGCCGGTTCGTCGACAGCCCGCAGCGGCAACAGCTCACCGAGTTGGCCAGGGATCAGCAGGCCTGGTTCGTGCCGGGCGTCGTGGAGGACGGCGAGCCGGGTGAGTTCTTCAACTTCTCGGTGGCCATCTCGCCCGACGGGGAGATCGTGGACCGCTACGACAAGGTGCGGCGCGTCCCGTTCGGCGAGTACGTGCCGCTGCGGTCGCTGTTCGAACCCGTGGCGGGCGGCATCCTGCCCAGCAAGGACGCCCGCGCCGGCACCGGGCCGGCGGTGCTGGACACCGGCGTGGGCCGCCTCGGCGTGCTCATCTCCTGGGAGATTTTCTTCGAGGACCGCGCCCGCGACGCGATCGGCAACGGCGGCACCGTCCTGCTGAACCCCACCAACGGCTCCTCCTACTGGCTCACCATCGTGCAGACCCAGCAGGTCGCCTCGTCCCGGCTGCGGGCGATCGAGACCGGACGCTGGGTGGTGCAGGCGGCGCCCACCGGCTTCAGCGCCTTCGTCAGCCCCGACGGCGACGTATTGGCCCGCACAGGGGTGAGCGAGCGGGCGGTGCTCGTGGCCGACATCGCCCCCCGGGAGGGCCGCACCTGGGCTCTGCGCGTCGGGCCGTGGCCGCTGCTGGCGCCGGCCGCCGTCGCCGTGGTGGCCGCCGCCGCGGCCGCCCGGCGGG
- a CDS encoding glycosyltransferase family 4 protein, whose translation MILAPDARLPAATSRRTDDDPLRIALLTYRGKPHCGGQGVYTRQLSRTLVELGHHVEVFSGQPYPELDGRVPLWQLPSLDIFNDHFPGRRPAFWEIKTAADRLEVWATRLGVFSEPLAFSVRAWQELRRRADDFDLVHDNQSLGYGILALRRAGLPIIATIHHPITVDRRLEMAQAKTRQERFGKKRWYSFTRMQTRVARRLPRVLTVSESSLLDICRDHRVAPDRIAVVPVGVDPDVFRPRPEVLRRDALLVTTASADVAMKGMAYLLEALAQLRSSGRKAELTIIGRPRADSPTLERIQLMGLSDAVRFVSDLSEAEIVNLYAEAAVAVVPSLYEGFSLPAIEAMSCAVPLVTTTGGALPEVVGPDGETALLVPPGDAASLAGALQRVLDDPELGRRLGQGGRRRVLDNWSWRHTAERTVEQYRILLAGTGRRSAR comes from the coding sequence TTGATCCTCGCACCCGACGCCAGACTCCCCGCAGCCACTTCCCGCCGCACCGACGATGACCCCCTGCGGATCGCGCTGCTCACCTACCGCGGCAAGCCGCACTGCGGCGGCCAGGGGGTGTACACGCGACAGCTCAGCAGGACGCTCGTGGAACTCGGCCACCACGTGGAGGTGTTCTCCGGCCAGCCGTATCCGGAACTCGACGGGCGGGTGCCGCTGTGGCAGCTCCCGAGCCTGGACATCTTCAACGACCACTTCCCCGGCCGGCGACCCGCCTTCTGGGAGATCAAGACGGCGGCCGACCGCCTCGAGGTCTGGGCCACCCGGTTGGGAGTGTTCTCCGAGCCGCTGGCGTTCAGCGTGCGGGCGTGGCAGGAACTGCGCCGACGCGCCGACGACTTCGACCTGGTGCACGACAACCAGTCGCTGGGCTACGGGATTCTGGCCCTGCGACGGGCCGGGCTGCCGATCATCGCCACCATCCACCATCCGATCACCGTCGACCGCCGCCTGGAGATGGCTCAGGCCAAGACCCGCCAGGAGCGCTTCGGGAAGAAGCGCTGGTACTCCTTCACGAGGATGCAGACCCGTGTGGCCAGGCGCCTGCCGCGGGTGCTGACGGTGTCGGAGTCCTCCCTCCTGGACATCTGCCGCGATCACCGGGTGGCGCCCGACCGCATCGCCGTGGTGCCCGTCGGCGTGGACCCCGACGTGTTCCGGCCGAGGCCAGAGGTGCTGCGCCGGGACGCCCTGCTGGTCACGACCGCCTCGGCGGACGTGGCGATGAAGGGGATGGCGTACCTGCTGGAGGCGCTGGCTCAACTGCGCTCCAGCGGCCGCAAGGCGGAGCTCACGATCATCGGCCGGCCCCGCGCGGACAGCCCCACCCTCGAGAGGATCCAGCTGATGGGCCTCAGCGACGCCGTCCGGTTCGTGTCGGACCTCAGCGAGGCGGAGATCGTGAATCTGTACGCCGAGGCCGCCGTCGCCGTGGTGCCGTCCCTGTACGAGGGGTTCTCGCTGCCGGCCATCGAGGCCATGAGTTGCGCCGTCCCGCTCGTGACCACCACCGGCGGCGCCCTGCCCGAGGTCGTGGGCCCCGACGGCGAGACCGCCCTGCTGGTGCCGCCGGGCGACGCCGCCTCGCTGGCGGGCGCGCTGCAGAGAGTCCTCGACGACCCCGAACTCGGCCGGCGGCTCGGGCAGGGCGGGCGGCGCCGCGTGCTCGACAACTGGAGCTGGCGCCACACCGCCGAACGAACCGTGGAGCAGTACCGCATCCTGCTGGCCGGCACGGGCCGCCGCTCGGCGCGCTGA
- a CDS encoding class I SAM-dependent methyltransferase, whose amino-acid sequence METVDYRRLELAPGHRVLDLGCGFGRHAFGALRRGADVLACDLGRSELAEVRDMVAAMRDAEEIPAGAFAITVGADARRLPFADGGFDRIIAAEVLEHIDDDGAALAELARVLRPGGVLAVTVPSWLPEKLCWLLSEEYHAPAVPGGHVRIYTLRRLRALLREAGLLPLGRHRAHALHSPYWWLRCAVGPGDDDHRLVRAYRRLLCWEIERRPLIARVAERLLRPLIGKSVVLYAVKDPGASAERAGAAARAGRRVRHRATAGGEIPRVTSEYLREVPGLLSHADVTATAEGIVEWQLDSGLILWFPGGHADPWNHVECAMALDVTGYHAAAERAYDFLAATQRRDGAWHRYYTADGVEEHKLDANCTAYVACGVWHHYLMTRDRGFLEAMWRVVERAVGFTLDLQQPRGEIRWARHADGTPWPFALLSSSSSIHHSLRSAVAIAAELGLARPRWETGAARLAGVISRVPDAFAPKDRFAMDWYYPVLAGILQGDDARRRLLDRWDDFVLEGWGVRCVADRDWVTPAETAECTLACLAAGLTSEAWDLFGWSQRQRDADGRYWTGIVLPQEHRFPAGEKASYSAAAQLLAADALTGATAASGLFTRRGDLAAPVRGGPPAAG is encoded by the coding sequence GTGGAAACCGTCGACTACCGCCGTCTCGAGCTCGCGCCCGGTCACAGGGTCCTGGATCTGGGCTGCGGCTTCGGCCGCCACGCCTTCGGCGCGCTGCGCCGCGGCGCCGACGTCCTGGCCTGCGATCTGGGGCGCTCCGAACTGGCGGAGGTCCGAGACATGGTCGCCGCCATGCGCGACGCCGAGGAGATACCGGCCGGCGCCTTCGCGATCACCGTCGGCGCCGATGCGCGGCGTCTGCCCTTCGCAGACGGCGGCTTCGACCGGATCATCGCCGCAGAGGTCCTCGAACACATCGACGACGACGGCGCGGCGCTGGCGGAGTTGGCCCGCGTGCTGCGACCGGGCGGGGTGCTGGCGGTGACCGTGCCGTCGTGGCTGCCCGAGAAGCTGTGCTGGCTGCTCTCGGAGGAATACCACGCCCCCGCCGTGCCTGGCGGGCACGTCCGCATCTACACGCTGCGCCGCCTGCGAGCCCTGCTGCGCGAGGCGGGTCTGCTGCCGCTGGGCCGGCACCGGGCGCACGCCCTGCACTCCCCCTACTGGTGGCTGCGCTGCGCCGTCGGCCCGGGCGACGACGACCACCGCCTGGTGCGCGCCTACCGTCGCCTGCTGTGCTGGGAGATCGAGCGCCGACCGCTCATCGCCAGGGTGGCCGAGCGCCTGCTGCGCCCGCTCATCGGCAAGAGCGTGGTGCTGTACGCCGTCAAGGACCCGGGCGCCTCAGCCGAGCGGGCGGGCGCTGCGGCGCGGGCCGGCCGGCGCGTCCGGCACCGGGCGACGGCCGGCGGCGAGATCCCCCGGGTGACCTCCGAGTACCTGCGCGAGGTCCCGGGGCTGCTGAGCCACGCCGACGTGACCGCCACCGCCGAGGGCATCGTCGAGTGGCAGCTGGACTCGGGCCTCATCCTCTGGTTTCCCGGCGGCCACGCCGACCCGTGGAACCACGTCGAGTGCGCCATGGCTCTCGACGTCACCGGGTACCACGCCGCGGCCGAGCGGGCGTACGACTTCCTGGCCGCAACGCAGCGGCGTGACGGCGCCTGGCACCGCTACTACACGGCCGACGGCGTGGAGGAGCACAAGCTGGACGCCAACTGCACGGCCTATGTGGCCTGCGGCGTCTGGCACCACTACCTGATGACCCGCGACCGCGGCTTCCTGGAGGCCATGTGGCGGGTCGTGGAGCGGGCCGTGGGGTTCACCCTGGACCTGCAGCAACCCCGCGGCGAGATCCGCTGGGCGCGCCACGCCGACGGCACGCCGTGGCCGTTCGCGCTGCTCTCCAGCTCGAGCAGCATCCACCACAGCCTGCGGTCGGCGGTGGCCATCGCCGCCGAACTCGGCCTCGCGCGCCCGCGCTGGGAGACGGGCGCCGCCCGCCTGGCCGGCGTGATCAGCCGAGTGCCCGACGCCTTCGCCCCCAAGGACCGCTTCGCAATGGACTGGTACTACCCGGTGCTGGCCGGGATCCTCCAAGGGGACGACGCCCGCCGCCGCCTGCTGGACCGCTGGGACGACTTCGTGCTGGAGGGCTGGGGGGTGCGCTGCGTGGCCGACCGCGACTGGGTGACGCCCGCCGAGACCGCCGAGTGCACCCTGGCGTGCCTCGCCGCCGGTCTCACCTCCGAAGCCTGGGACCTGTTCGGCTGGTCGCAGCGCCAGCGGGACGCTGACGGGCGCTACTGGACCGGCATCGTGCTGCCCCAGGAGCACCGCTTCCCCGCCGGCGAGAAGGCCAGCTACAGCGCCGCGGCCCAGTTGCTGGCCGCCGACGCCCTGACCGGCGCCACAGCGGCGTCGGGACTGTTCACCCGCCGCGGCGACCTGGCGGCGCCGGTGCGGGGCGGGCCGCCCGCCGCCGGCTGA
- a CDS encoding class I SAM-dependent methyltransferase, which translates to MPADEGLALYEAAVAAPEGPFLEVGSYCGRSALFIGAAAAERGTVLFAVDHHRGSEENQPGWRWHEPDLVDPHSGLIDTLPHFRRNVFDAGLEDHVVAVVGDSPRLAALWGTPLAFLFIDGGHGAAAAHADYEGWAPHLAPGGVLAIHDVFDDPADGGRPPYEIYLRALESGGFTEIGFTGSLRVLHRTG; encoded by the coding sequence ATGCCCGCCGACGAGGGGCTCGCCCTCTACGAGGCGGCCGTGGCGGCACCCGAGGGTCCGTTCCTGGAAGTGGGCAGCTACTGCGGGCGCTCGGCGCTGTTCATCGGGGCGGCCGCCGCCGAGCGGGGCACGGTGCTCTTCGCCGTGGACCACCATCGCGGCTCGGAGGAGAACCAGCCCGGCTGGCGCTGGCACGAGCCCGACCTGGTGGATCCCCACAGCGGTCTGATCGACACGCTCCCGCACTTCCGCCGCAACGTGTTCGACGCCGGGCTGGAGGACCATGTCGTCGCCGTCGTCGGCGACTCGCCCCGGCTGGCGGCACTCTGGGGCACGCCGCTGGCCTTCCTGTTCATCGACGGAGGGCACGGTGCCGCCGCCGCCCACGCCGACTACGAGGGCTGGGCGCCGCACCTGGCACCGGGGGGCGTGCTGGCCATCCACGACGTGTTCGATGACCCCGCCGACGGCGGCCGCCCGCCGTATGAGATCTACCTCCGGGCGCTGGAATCGGGCGGCTTCACCGAGATCGGCTTCACCGGCTCGCTGCGGGTGCTGCACCGCACCGGCTGA
- a CDS encoding GtrA family protein translates to MSAAAALRAEILRVLEVVRERWPVWYRLLRYSAASCVLAPLTLLLLYVLHSMAGWEAWHANLLSVSVGAVPAYLINRYWVWSRSGRNRLWGEIVPFWVITVVGAVASTLAVDAASRWDNSGLIVLVNVGTYAVLWLVKFFVLDRYLWPSRRVPSEERVHRPASAAGA, encoded by the coding sequence ATGAGCGCCGCGGCCGCTCTGCGCGCCGAGATCCTCCGGGTCCTCGAGGTGGTCCGGGAGCGCTGGCCGGTGTGGTACCGGCTGCTGCGCTACAGCGCGGCGAGCTGCGTCCTGGCGCCGCTCACGTTGCTGCTGCTGTACGTGCTGCACAGCATGGCGGGGTGGGAGGCCTGGCACGCCAACCTGCTGTCGGTGAGCGTCGGCGCGGTGCCCGCGTACCTCATCAACCGGTACTGGGTGTGGAGTCGCAGCGGGCGCAACCGCCTCTGGGGCGAGATCGTGCCGTTCTGGGTGATCACCGTCGTCGGCGCGGTGGCGTCGACGCTGGCTGTCGACGCCGCCAGCCGTTGGGACAACTCGGGGCTGATCGTGCTCGTGAACGTCGGCACCTACGCGGTGCTGTGGCTGGTGAAGTTCTTCGTTCTGGACCGCTACCTGTGGCCGAGCAGGCGGGTGCCGTCGGAGGAACGGGTTCACCGGCCGGCGAGCGCCGCCGGCGCCTGA